The nucleotide window CTTAAACCTGATATGGGTATCGGTGAAGGATTATACATATTTATGGCTTGTTTACCTATCGCAGTGGCAGGATACGGTTCTGCAATAGCTCAAGGTAGAGTTGCAGCTTCAGGAATAAGTTTACTTGCTAAAAATGAAGAACAATCAACAAAAGGTATAATTTATGCCGTAATGGTTGAAACTTATGCGTTATTGGCATTTGTCGTATCAATTATGCTTTTGTCGGGAGTATCATTTAAATAAAAATTATCTGAAGATGGTATACGACACAGGAAAAAGCAATAAAATAAGTTTAAGTTAAGGATGTGAAATAATGTCTAATTTGGATAATTTAACATCAAAAATTATAAATGATGCTAAAGAAAAAGCAGCTGAAATCGAGCAGAAAGCAAAAGAAACAGCTGAAGAAAAATATAAATCCGGTATGAAAAAAGCTGAGGAGAAAAAAGAAAGAATTTTGGAAACAGGAAAAAGAGAGAGGGAACTTCTTTCTGAAAGAATGAAATCCGGAGCAAATCTGAAAGCCAGAGATGATAAGCTGAAAGCGAAACAGGAGGCAATAGATAAAGTAATACTGAGATTGAAAGAAAAACTTGTAAATATGAGTGAAAGAGAATATCTTGATTATATTTCCAAAAATATAGATGTTTCTTCATTTAATCAAAATAAAAAGTTAATAGTGAAAAAAGAATACGTAAATAAAGTAAAAGAAAGATTTCCGAATATTAAAGTCGAGGAGAACGAATTTGTAAATTCCGGATTTATAATTGAAGAAAACGGAATTCAGGAAAACTATACTTTTGAAGTTAAACTGGATTTTATGAGAGACGAATTGGAAGTTGAAATTTCAAAATTGCTCTTTTCATAATAATATAAGGGAGAAAGTGCATGAATAGAATGGATTACGGACGAAGTGTCGTAACTGTAAGAGTGTTGGAAAAAAGGCTTTTAACTAAAAATAAACTGGAAAGAATGATAGAAGCCGAAACTCCCGATGAAGTATTGAAATTGTTGGGAGAAACGGAATATTCCCAAAATATGACCGATATTGATAACAGTCGGGATTATGAAAAAATATTGAAAAGAGAAACTGAAAGAGTATTTTCACTGGTAAGAGACATGTCTAAAGACAGTGAAATAGTCGATATTTTGTCTTTAAAATATGATTATCATAATTTAAAAGTATTGCTTAGAGGAAGAATGGCAGGAAAAGATTTTTCAAATTTGCTGATAGATGCTGGAACTGTAAAAGCGGGAAGAATGAAATCGGATTTTGAAACAAAAAGTTACGATGATTTGCCGAAAGAGTTTGTAGCTGTAATCAATGAGGCTGAAAAAGATTTTTCTGAAAATAAAGATCCTCAAAGAATAGATATAATAGCCGATAAATATTATTATTCTCATTTGTTGAGAATTGCAAACAGCATAGATACGGAAATATTGAGGGATTATGTCCAGGGACTTATAGATTTTCAGAATATAATAACTTTGTTAAGAGTAAAAAAACAAAACAGAGATTTTAAATTTTTGGAAAATGTAATACATGACGGAGGAAAAATTTCCAGAGAAAAAATAATTTCTTCTTTGAATGACAGTCCGGAAGGTATAGCAAATAAATTTAAAAAAGAAAAAATAGGTGTTTATTTGACAAAAGGAATGGAAGTTTTCGGAGAAAACGGAAGACTTTCGGAATTGGAAAAAATAGCGGATAATTATCTGCTTGAGCTTAATAAGGAATCAAAATATATTGTATTCGGCCCTGAGCCTTTATTTACTTATCTTGTAGCAAAAGAAAGAGAAATAAATGCTGTAAGAATGATAATGGTAAGTAAAATTAACAATATAAATTCCGAAAAAGTAAAAGAAAGGCTGCGTGATACATATGCATAAAATCGGTGTTGTGGGTGATAAAGATTCAATATTGGCATTTAGAGCGTTGGGTGTAGATGTATATCCTGCAGTCGGAAAAGAAGAAGCAAGAAAAATAATAGATAAACTGGCGAGTGATAAATACGGAATTATATTCGTAACCGAACAGATTGCTCAGCTTGTGGAAGAAACTATTGAAAGATATAACAGAGATTTGATTCCTGCGATAATATTGATTCCGAATAATCAGGGAAGTCTGGGAACAGGAATCCAAAAAATAAATGATTATGTAGAAAAAGCAATAGGTTCAAATATATTTTAAAACTTGAAATCAAGACTTCAAATACTTGGAGAAAGAAGGAGATGTTCATTGAAAGTAGGAAAAATTATAAAGGTTTCAGGACCTCTTGTAGTTGCAGAGGGAATGGACGAAGCAAATGTTTATGATGTCGTAAGAGTTTCCGATAATAAATTGATAGGTGAAATAATAGAAATGAGAGGCGACAAGGCGTCTATTCAGGTTTATGAAGAAACTGTAGGAATAGGACCGGGAGAACCTGTATACTCCACAGGAGAGCCTTTGAGTGTGGAACTCGGACCGGGACTTTTGGAAGCGATGTTTGACGGTATACAAAGACCGTTAAAAGAGTTTCAGGAAGTTGCGGGAGATTATTTGAATAAAGGAGTAGAAGTTCCGTCTTTAAACAGAGAGAAAAAATGGGATTTTGAACCTGTTATGAAAGTCGGAGATAAAGTGGAAGCCGGAGATATAATAGGAACAGTTCAGGAAACTTCGGTTATAAGCCATAAAATTATGATACCTCTCGGAATAAGCGGGAAAATAAAATCCATCGAAAAAGGAAGTTTTACTGTTACAGATACTGTAGCAGTAGTAGAAACCGACAAAGGCGATGTAAATATTCAGATGATGCAGAAATGGCCTGTGCGTAGAGGTAGAAAATACAAACAGAAATTAAATCCTGAGGCTCCTTTGATTACAGGACAAAGAGTAATAGATACATTTTTCCCTGTAACAAAAGGAGGAACTGCCTGTGTGCCGGGACCGTTCGGATCGGGAAAAACGGTAGTACAGCATCAGCTTGCAAAATGGGCAGATGCACAGATAATAGTATATGTAGGATGCGGAGAACGTGGAAACGAGATGACGGACGTTCTTATGGAATTTCCTGAAATAATAGATCCTAATACAGGACAGTCATTGATGAAAAGAACGGTGCTTATAGCAAATACTTCAAATATGCCGGTTGCCGCAAGGGAAGCAAGTATATATACCGGAATAACTATTGCAGAATATTTCAGGGATATGGGATATTCGGTAGCGATAATGGCCGATTCTACATCAAGATGGGCAGAAGCTCTTCGTGAAATGTCAGGACGTCTGGAAGAAATGCCGGGAGATGAAGGATACCCTGCTTATTTGGGATCGAGAGCGGCAGACTTTTATGAAAGATCGGGTAAAGTAGTATGTCTGGGAGCTGACAACAGAGAAGGAGCGTTGACGGTAATAGGTGCGGTTTCGCCTCCGGGAGGGGATATTTCCGAGCCTGTATCACAGGCTACACTTAGAATAGTTAAAGTGTTCTGGGGACTTGATGCGAACCTTGCTTACAGAAGACACTTCCCGGCTATTAACTGGTTAAATTCATATTCACTGTATCAGACAAAAGTAGACGGATGGATGGATAAAAATATAGGACCTGAATTTTCCCAAAACAGACAAAGAGCAATGGCACTGTTACAGGAAGAATCAAGTTTACAGGAAATAGTAAGACTGGTAGGTAGAGATACTTTATCGGAAAAAGATCAGTTAAAACTTGAAGTAGCAAAATCTATAAGAGAAGATTATTTGCAACAGAATGCCTTTATGGAATCGGATACTTATACTTCATTGGCAAAACAGGACAAAATGTTGGCTCTTGTGTTGAAATTTTACGATGAAGGACTGAGAGGACTTGATTCGAGAGTTTATTTAAAAGAAGTTTCCGAAATGCCTGTAAGAGAAAAAATAGCGAGAGCAAAATATCTCCCTGAAGAAGAATTGAACAAAATAGATGATATTTCCGAAGAAATAACAAAAGAAATCGACAACCTTATAAGTGAGGGAGGTATATCTAATGCTTAAAGAATATAAAACAATTACCGAAATAGTCGGTCCTTTGATGATAGTTGAAGGAGTCGAAGGTGTAAAATATGAAGAACTTGTGGAAATCGAAACTCAAACGGGAGAACTTAGACGTGGAAGAGTATTGGAAGTAAACGGCGACAAAGCTATGGTTCAGTTGTTTGAAAGTTCTGCAGGGATAAACTTGAAAGATACAAAAGTCAGATTTTTAGGAAAACCTTTATCATTGGGGGTCTCTGAAGATATGATAGGAAGAATATTTGATGGATTGGGAAGACCGAAAGACAACGGTCCGAAAATCATACCCGAAAAAAGTTTGGATATAAACGGAGTGGCGATAAATCCTGTTGCGAGAGATTATCCGTCGGAATTTATTCAAACCGGAGTTTCTTCCATTGACGGATTGAATACGTTGGTTAGAGGACAAAAATTGCCTATATTTTCAGGATCAGGACTTCCTCATGCGGAACTTGCAGCACAGATAGCAAGACAAGCGAGAGTTTTAGGATCGGGATCAAAATTTGCGGTAGTTTTCGGAGCTATAGGAATTACTTTTGAGGAAGCTCAGTTCTTTATTGATGATTTTACTAAAACAGGTGCGATAGACAGAGCTGTATTGTTTATGAACCTTGCAGATGACCCTGCAATAGAAAGGATAGCAACTCCGAGAATGGCTCTTACATGTGCTGAATATCTTGCTTTTGAAAAAGGAATGCATGTACTTGTAATTCTTACGGACTTGACTAACTACTGTGAAGCACTTCGTGAAGTGTCTGCAGCTAGAAAAGAAGTGCCGGGAAGACGTGGATATCCGGGATACCTTTATACAGATTTGTCTACGATTTATGAAAGAGCGGGAAAAATAAAAGGAAAAGAAGGATCAATAACTCAGATACCTATACTTACAATGCCTGAAGATGATAAAACTCATCCGATTCCTGATTTGACAGGATATATAACAGAAGGACAGATAATATTGTCGAGAGATTTGTATAAACAGAATCTGATGCCGCCTGTGGATGTTTTGCCGTCGCTTTCGAGATTGAAAGATAAAGGGATAGGAAAAAATAAAACGAGAGAAGACCATGCCGATACAATGAACCAGTTGTTTGCTGCTTATGCCACAGGAAAAGAAGCGAAAGAATTGGCTGTAATATTGGGAGAATCTGCATTGTCCGATACGGATAAAGCATTTGTAAAATTTACGACTGCTTTTGAAGATCAGTATGTAGCTCAAGGTTTTGAAAAAAACAGAACGATAGAAGAAACGTTGAATTTAGGATGGGAACTGTTAAAAATATTGCCTAGAACAGAGTTGAAAAGAATCAGGGATGAATATTTGGAAAAATATTTACCTTCAGGAGATGAATAATTATGGCAAAATTAAATATAAATCCTACCCGAATGGAGCTGACAAAGCTTAAAATAAGGCTGAAAACTGCAGTCAGAGGGCATAAACTTCTCAAAGACAAGCAGGACGAACTGATGAGACAGTTTATAGACATGATAAAAATGAATAAAAAACTTCGTGAAGAAGTCGAAGGGAAAATACAGGATTCATTCAAGGATTTCTTACTTGCAAGAGGAGTAATGTCCGATGAAATGCTTGAAAATGCTATTATTTATTCAAATGAGGAAATAGGAGTGGAAATTAAGAAAAAAAATATAATGAGTGTCCACGTGCCTCAAATGAATTTTATAAAAAATAGTGAAGGAAAGTCTGCTTCTATATATCCTTACGGATATGCTCAGACATCAGCCGATTTGGATGATGCTATTGACGGATTAAGTAAAGTAATGGATAAGTTGCTCGAATTGGCTGAAGTGGAAAAGGCATGTCAGCTTATGGCAGATGAAGTCGAAAAGACAAGACGCCGTGTAAATGCGTTGGAATACATGACAATACCGCAACTTCAGGAAACAATAAGATTTATCCAGATGAAACTTGACGAAAATGAGCGTGGAAGTATCACAAGACTTATGAAAGTCAAAGATATGATGGCTAAGAAAGAAGCATAAAATTAATAATTTTGTATAAAAAGTAATTTTAATTAAATCGATTATTCTGTCGATTATAACCGATAAAATTATAAAGAAATAATTTTTGTCGATTATAGTCGACAGTTTTTGTAAAAAGTACTTTTTTATCGAGTATAAATGTATTGAATTATACTTTTTCTTTTAAAAAGTAAAATCATATGATATACTGAACTGAAATAATAAAAAAGAGGAGTAAATCTTATGATTAAATTAATAGCTTTGGATATGGACGGAACATTGTTAAATAACAATAAACATATTGTGGAAGCACAGAAAAAAGCAATAAAAAGGGCAGCTCAGGAAGGAATAAAAATTGTATTATGCACGGGACGTCCTTTATTCGGAGTAGAACCACTGTATAAAGAACTTGATTTTGATGAGGAAGAATATGTAATTCTGAATAACGGCTGTGAAATAAGAGAAACTAAAAACTGGAGTCTGGTTGATTCTCACACTTTAACGAAAGAAGAAATTATTGATCTATATAATTTCGGTAAAGGATATAATTTTGATTTTACTTTATTTGATGAGAAACATTATTTTTGTGTAGGAAAGCCTAACGAATATACTGTACGTGACGGAAATTTCGTGTATGTTCCTATTACGGAAATTGATTTGGAAGAAGCAGTAAGCGGAAAATATACTATATTTAAAGGTATGTATGTGGGAGATCCCGAAGAAGTTGACAGATTTCAGAAAAATATCCCTGAAAACATGAAAAAATTATATGAATTTGTCAGAAGTCAGGTAAGTATTTTGGAAGCAATGCCTTTAGGAGTGAATAAAGGAACAGCCTTAAAAGATTTTGCCAATCGTTTGGGAATTGATAAAAGTGAAGTTATGGCTTTAGGTGATGGAAATAATGACATAGAAATGCTTGAATATGCAGGTTTCGGAATAGCAATGGCAAACGGAACAGAAGCTGCAAAAAAAGCTGCAAAATTTATTACTGATACAAATGAAAATGATGGTGTCGCAAAAGCAATTTACAAATATGTATTTAATGAGAATTAATTCAAATGATATTTTTTATTTTAAAATACTCCCGCTAACACAGTAAAAACTGTAAATAACGGGAGTATTATTATATAAGGAAAGAAAATTTGCTTTTTATATATTCACAAGAATCTTTTATGGATTCTTTTGAATTTTATTTACTTTTCAATAATTTTTCTTGAGATTTTACCATATTAAAAGCTTCTTTTCCATTTTTCAATGCAAGTTCAGTTGCAAATTTTTGAGCTTCTTTAGGTGACATTTTAGCAATTTTTTTATCTATTTGGGCTTGTTCAGCAATTTTTTTATTTTCATAACTTTTGATTTTGCTTAAAAAGTCATTTTGTGATTTAGAGTCCGATTTATCAAGAATATCGTTTACATTATCAGCTACCCAGTAAAAAGAATTTTCGTTATATTTTGTGTCGGCATTGTGGTAAGAACTGTCTGTAGCAGTTATATTTCCATAGTAAGGAACATAAGGAGAAAATTTAGGAGCTGCCATAGTCAGCCACATAACTCCACCGATTTCATTAGGAAGAGTTCCTTTTATTTGGAAAATATGAGATTCCATAGTGTTAATGTTGCCTATAGGATATTTGTATCCTTCTTTTCCTTTGTCGGCTTTGGAAAGTTCAGGCTTGTATCCTAAACCTTCAAAACGATTTCTCAATGTTTTCATAACATCCTGTAAGGATATTTTTTTATTTGTTGATTGTAAAAAATCATATCTTTCATCGTTATAAGTAATTTTTGAATCAGGATTTAATGATAATATTCCTGAAAACTGTCTGGAACGGTCTCTATCCTCAAAAGGTGGAGCATAAGATTTTGTCAAATGGATTTTGCCGTTTTCAGCTATATATGTTCCTGCTTTTTTAGCAACATTTTCAATATCTTCAGAAGCGACAACATTTTTTTTGTCATTCAAATCTACAGTTCCCAAGAAAAAAGTGTTAGGGAAAACCGAAAATTTGTCATCAGGATATTTTATGGCAACAAACTGATGACCTGAATAAATTTCTATATACCAAAGCTCATTTTTGTCGGCAATTACCAAAGTATTTCCTTCAGCAGCACCTTGTGTTTTAATAATTTGTGCCAAGTGCATAACACCTTCTCTTGCAGTTTTTACATAAGGTAATACAACTGAAGTGAGAGCCGATTCTGCAAGACCGTTTTCAACATAAGGATCTATTTTCTGTATTTTTTCATTAGCTTTAGCAGATACTGTAGCATCAACTATAACTCCGTATTCATTGAAGCCTGCTTCGTCAAATATTCCGTCTTTTGGAGTAACATCAGGAAGGGCAGTATATTTGAAACTTTCTGCCGGTAATTTATAGATAAATCCGTTACTTTCATCTTTAAATACATCTCCTGATTTATTTTTCTTTCTTTCGTGAACTACGAATGTTTTATTATGGTCAGGTTCCAAATCCTCATTTCTTCCGAATATAAAGCTACCGTCAGTTGTCAGATTTTTACCGACGATAATTCCTGTACATGCAAAAATGTAAACTGAAATTTGTGTCATTAAGACAATTAAAATAAGAAAAAATAATGTTTTTTTAGTTTTCATCTTTTCATCTCCTGTCATTTATTTGATATTATTTTTCTAATTAAAGTATAATTTGAAAAAAAAATTAGTAAGGAAAATTTTCCTTTATTTTTTTGTATATCCGATAATTTTGTGAAAAACTTTTAAATTTTGTCTATTTTTTCAAGATTTTGTTTCATCTGTATTTCCTTTTTTATTTGAGCTTAATATATGTTCAAACTATTGAAAAAAGAAAAAATAATGATATAATTCCCTAAATTAAAATTATTATTTTGCAATAAATAAAAATTAAGCTTGATATTATTATGACTGATTTGAAAAAATCGAGAGGTAGAGAAGCAGGTGGAATTCCTGGACTGTCCCGCAACCGTGAAAAAATATTTTATTTTAAGTCGGATAACTATCCATAATAAATTTTCATTAAATTGACTGCGGTAGACGGTTAAATGGAATTTCAAAAGCTCTTAAGTTATAAGTGTTTTTTAGAACCGTTTGTTTATTCTGTCAAACAGTTCTTTTTTTATGAAAAAGTATAATTTTTAAGGAAGTAAAATAATAAAAAATAAAAACAAAAAGGAGAAAAACTTAATGAAAAAATTTTTGAAACAGATCGGTATTTTACTGATGACGGAAATAATCTTAGGTTGTCAATCAAAGCCTAACAGCGATTCCAAAGAAGGACAGAAAGCAAATAAAGAAAATAAAGTTACACTTGCGTTTAATCAGGATCCTGTAGGAAATCTGAATCCGCATGAATATTTGCCGAGTCAGTTTATCACTCAGGATATGGTGTATGACGGACTGGTTTCATACGGAGAAAACGGAGAAATTAAGCCTATGTTGGCAGAATCATGGACAATTTCCGAAGACGGAAAAACTTATACTTTTAAATTAAGACCTAATGTTAAGTTTTCAGACGGTTCGGCTTTTGATGCCAAAAATGTTGTAAAAAACTTTGATACAATTTTTTCTAAAGAAAATAAATCTAAGCATTCATGGTTTGCATTTACTAATCATTTAAAATCATACAGAGCGGTAGATGATCTGACTTTTGAAATAGTGTTGGACACACCTTATACTGCGACTTTATATGATTTAGCAATGATAAGACCTATTCGTTTCCTTGGAGATGCAGGATTTCCTGAAGGCGGAGATACTATGAAAGGTATAAAAGCTCCTATAGGAACAGGTGCATGGGTATTGAAAGAACATAAAAACAATGAATATGCAGTTTTCGTGAGAAATGAATATTACTGGGGAGAAAAACCTGCAGCTTCGGAAATAATTATAAAAAATATTCCTGACAGTGAAACATTGGCATTGCAATTTGAATCGGGAGATATTGATTTGATTTACGGAAACGGACTTATCAGTCTTGACAGATTCAATTCTTACAGACAGGATAACGGAAAATACACTACTGCTACATCAAACCCTATGTCTACAAGAATGTTGCTTATGAATACAACAAGCTCTATATTGGGAGATCTTAATGTAAGAAAAGCGTTAAATCACGCAGTGGATAAAGAAAGTATTGCAAAAAATATATTTGACGGTATAGAAAAACCTGCAGATACTATTTTTGCTCCTAATGTTCCTCATACAAATGTAAAATTGGAAAAATATGGATATGATTTAGCAAAAGCTGAAGCAATGCTGGATAAAGCAGGATGGAAAAAAGGAGCTGACGGTATCAGAGAGAAAAACGGTAAAAAATGGTACTTTCATTCCCTTATATTTCTTCAAAAGTTACTGATAAAAGTATAGGAGAGTATATTCAGGGAGAATGGAAAAAAATCGGTATACAGGTTGAATTAAAAGCTATGGAAGAAAAAGCTTACTGGCAAAATGCGACTGCAAAAAATTACGATATAATGTCCGATTTCTCTTGGGGAGCACCTTGGGATCCTCATGCGTTCCTGACTGCAATGGCTGATAATTCGGCAAGTAATACAAATCCTGATTACGCAGCACAATTAGGATTACCGATGAAAGCACAATTGGATAAAACAATAAAAGCGTTGCTGGTAGAGCCTAACGAACAAAAATTAAATGAAATGTATACATATGTATTGACTACTTTACATGAACAGGCAGTATACATTCCTATAAGTTATCAGGCTATGTTGAGTGTTTACAGAACAGGAGAACTTGAAGGAGTTAAATTTATGCCTGAGGAAAACAGAATTCCTGCATGGTCAGTGAAAAAGGTAAAATAATCTTATTGTAAAATAAAAGGACGATTTTATGATAAAAAAATAATATCATTATTTTCAATTTTTGCGGTAATTTCTCTGATAACGTTTTTTCTTGTGAAATTATCGCCGGGAGATCCCGTTGAAAATTATCTGAGAGCTTCTCACGTGAGTATAACTGCAGAAACACTGGCATCTACGAGAAAAGCATTAGGTCTTGATAAACCCGTCCCGGTTCAGTATATGAACTGGGTGGGAAATCTGTTGAAAGGTGATTTCGGAGTATCTTATTCAAAAAAAGTTCCCGTTATCGACTTGGTAAGCGAAGCAATAGTTCCGACTTTTCAGTTGGGATTATTTTCGTTTTTGATATTGCTTTTGACAGCTCCGATATTGGGTATTATAAGTGCGGTAAATAAAAACAGTTTTATCGATTATATTGTACAGGCATTATCATATACAGGAGTATCGGTTCCGACATTTTGGCTCGGATATATATTGATTATAATATTTGCAGTTTCATTGAAAATCCTTCCTGTTTCGGGAAGAGGAGGACTCGAAAATCTTATATTGCCGTGTATAACCCTTGTAACACCGCTAGTAGCACAAACAACATTTTTAATAAGAAAAAGTATACTCGAACAAATGGAAAAACCTCATGTGGAAAATGCAGTTATTAGGGGAGTTTCAAGAAAAAAAGTAATTATAAATCATTTGCTCAGAAATGCGGCAATTCCTATTGTAACGGTTTTAAGCTCGAATATCATGTTTTTGTTGACAGGAAGTGTATTAATCGAGGAAATTTTTTCATGGCCCGGGATAGGAAAATTGTTTGCAACGGCAGTAAGAACCGGAGATTTTCCGCTTATTCAAATAATGCTGCTTTTCTTCGGAGTAATGTCGGTAATTGTAAACGAGATTACTCAAATTATGATAAAATATATAGATCCGAAATTAAGATTAAAAGAAAAAACGGGAATGTAAAGGAGTATTATGAAAAAAAGTAAATTATTTTATTTTTCGTGCACATTATTGGTAATATTGATTTTTATAGCAATTTTTGCTCCGCTGATAGCACCTTATGATCCTTTATATACCGATATTTCTCAGAAGTTGCAGCTTCCGAGTAAAATTCATATTTTAGGAACGGATCACATGGGAAGGGATGTTTTTTCAAGGTTGGTTTACGGAACAAGACTTTCGCTCACAATATCAGGAATTATAACAGTTTTGACTTTGTGTGTAAGTTTTCCTGTAGGAATCGCAGCAGGCTGGTTCGGTGGTGCGTGGGATAAATTGTTTTTGTGGTTTATCAATGTATTAATGGCATTTCCGAGTTTTCTTCTTTCGATGGCACTTGTAGGGATTTTGGGTCAGGGAGTAGGAAATATTATAATTGCTGTAACAGTAATTGAATGGATTTACTATGCGAGAATTTTGAGAAATATGGTTTTGAGCATTAAGCAGCAGGAATATGTTCAGGCGGCACGTGCTATAGGAGCACCGTCTTTCTATATAATAAGAAAGCATATTTTGCCTTTTGTTTTCAAGCCTATTTTGATAGCTGCTCTGATGAATATCAGAAATATCATTTTGATGATTTCGAGATTTTCTTTTTTAGGAATAGGAGTACAGCCCAATATTGCCGAATGGGGAATGATGTTAAACGATGCAAAACCTTATTTCAGAAGAATACCGGGACTCGTACTGTATCCGGGAATGGCTATATTTATTACGGTTCTTGCTTTTAATCTGTTAGGCGAAACTTTTGACGGAAAAGGAATAAAAAAATTATGGAAAGATTAATTATAAATTCTTTAAAAACTGAAATTGATAAAACCGAAATTTTAAAAGGGATTTCATTTAAGCTGAATAAAGGGGAAACGCTTATTATTATCGGAGAAAGCGGTTCGGGAAAAACTATGCTTTCGAGACTTTTAATAGGAATGAAACCTGAAAATGCGATTATTAGAGGAAATATATATTTTGATGATAAAGATCTGCTTTCAATGATAGAAAAAGAAAGAAGTAATTACAGAGGAAAAAGAATTGCTTATATCGCACAGAATCCCATGGCTATATTTAATGATTTTCAGAGTATTGAATCTCATGCAGTAGAGCTTTTTCAAAGTCAGCTGAATTTTTCAAAAAAAGAATGTCAAGAGAAAATGATTTCAGGAATGAAAGAGTTGAATCTTCCCAATTCGGAAGAAATAATGAAAAAATATTCTTTTCAGTTAAGCGGAGGAATGCTTCAAAGAGTAATGTTTGCAATGATGATGCAACTGCAGCCCGAACTTTTAATAGCTGATGAGCCTACTTCTGCTCTTGACTATTACAATAGTGAAAAAGTAGCTGAAATGCTTAAAAAATTTCAGTCAAAGAATACAGCACTTATAGTTATTACTCACGATTATGATCTTGCGGAAAAATTAGGCGGAAAAGTAATGATTATGAGAAACGGAGAAATAGTGGAAGAAGGAATTACTTCCGAAATGCTTAAAAATCCTGAAAGTAATTACGGTAAAGAACTGTTACTAAGAAAAACTCACACGAGATATAAAAAAAGAAGTGATAATGTATGACAAAATTAATGATAAATAATGTAAATAAATATTATAATAAAAAATTGATTTTATCCAATATCAATTTATCAGTTTCCGAAAGGGAA belongs to Pseudoleptotrichia goodfellowii and includes:
- a CDS encoding V-type ATP synthase subunit E, with translation MSNLDNLTSKIINDAKEKAAEIEQKAKETAEEKYKSGMKKAEEKKERILETGKRERELLSERMKSGANLKARDDKLKAKQEAIDKVILRLKEKLVNMSEREYLDYISKNIDVSSFNQNKKLIVKKEYVNKVKERFPNIKVEENEFVNSGFIIEENGIQENYTFEVKLDFMRDELEVEISKLLFS
- a CDS encoding V-type ATP synthase subunit C, with the translated sequence MNRMDYGRSVVTVRVLEKRLLTKNKLERMIEAETPDEVLKLLGETEYSQNMTDIDNSRDYEKILKRETERVFSLVRDMSKDSEIVDILSLKYDYHNLKVLLRGRMAGKDFSNLLIDAGTVKAGRMKSDFETKSYDDLPKEFVAVINEAEKDFSENKDPQRIDIIADKYYYSHLLRIANSIDTEILRDYVQGLIDFQNIITLLRVKKQNRDFKFLENVIHDGGKISREKIISSLNDSPEGIANKFKKEKIGVYLTKGMEVFGENGRLSELEKIADNYLLELNKESKYIVFGPEPLFTYLVAKEREINAVRMIMVSKINNINSEKVKERLRDTYA
- a CDS encoding V-type ATP synthase subunit F; its protein translation is MHKIGVVGDKDSILAFRALGVDVYPAVGKEEARKIIDKLASDKYGIIFVTEQIAQLVEETIERYNRDLIPAIILIPNNQGSLGTGIQKINDYVEKAIGSNIF
- a CDS encoding V-type ATP synthase subunit A, which translates into the protein MKVGKIIKVSGPLVVAEGMDEANVYDVVRVSDNKLIGEIIEMRGDKASIQVYEETVGIGPGEPVYSTGEPLSVELGPGLLEAMFDGIQRPLKEFQEVAGDYLNKGVEVPSLNREKKWDFEPVMKVGDKVEAGDIIGTVQETSVISHKIMIPLGISGKIKSIEKGSFTVTDTVAVVETDKGDVNIQMMQKWPVRRGRKYKQKLNPEAPLITGQRVIDTFFPVTKGGTACVPGPFGSGKTVVQHQLAKWADAQIIVYVGCGERGNEMTDVLMEFPEIIDPNTGQSLMKRTVLIANTSNMPVAAREASIYTGITIAEYFRDMGYSVAIMADSTSRWAEALREMSGRLEEMPGDEGYPAYLGSRAADFYERSGKVVCLGADNREGALTVIGAVSPPGGDISEPVSQATLRIVKVFWGLDANLAYRRHFPAINWLNSYSLYQTKVDGWMDKNIGPEFSQNRQRAMALLQEESSLQEIVRLVGRDTLSEKDQLKLEVAKSIREDYLQQNAFMESDTYTSLAKQDKMLALVLKFYDEGLRGLDSRVYLKEVSEMPVREKIARAKYLPEEELNKIDDISEEITKEIDNLISEGGISNA
- a CDS encoding V-type ATP synthase subunit B, producing MLKEYKTITEIVGPLMIVEGVEGVKYEELVEIETQTGELRRGRVLEVNGDKAMVQLFESSAGINLKDTKVRFLGKPLSLGVSEDMIGRIFDGLGRPKDNGPKIIPEKSLDINGVAINPVARDYPSEFIQTGVSSIDGLNTLVRGQKLPIFSGSGLPHAELAAQIARQARVLGSGSKFAVVFGAIGITFEEAQFFIDDFTKTGAIDRAVLFMNLADDPAIERIATPRMALTCAEYLAFEKGMHVLVILTDLTNYCEALREVSAARKEVPGRRGYPGYLYTDLSTIYERAGKIKGKEGSITQIPILTMPEDDKTHPIPDLTGYITEGQIILSRDLYKQNLMPPVDVLPSLSRLKDKGIGKNKTREDHADTMNQLFAAYATGKEAKELAVILGESALSDTDKAFVKFTTAFEDQYVAQGFEKNRTIEETLNLGWELLKILPRTELKRIRDEYLEKYLPSGDE
- a CDS encoding V-type ATP synthase subunit D; protein product: MAKLNINPTRMELTKLKIRLKTAVRGHKLLKDKQDELMRQFIDMIKMNKKLREEVEGKIQDSFKDFLLARGVMSDEMLENAIIYSNEEIGVEIKKKNIMSVHVPQMNFIKNSEGKSASIYPYGYAQTSADLDDAIDGLSKVMDKLLELAEVEKACQLMADEVEKTRRRVNALEYMTIPQLQETIRFIQMKLDENERGSITRLMKVKDMMAKKEA
- a CDS encoding Cof-type HAD-IIB family hydrolase, with the translated sequence MIKLIALDMDGTLLNNNKHIVEAQKKAIKRAAQEGIKIVLCTGRPLFGVEPLYKELDFDEEEYVILNNGCEIRETKNWSLVDSHTLTKEEIIDLYNFGKGYNFDFTLFDEKHYFCVGKPNEYTVRDGNFVYVPITEIDLEEAVSGKYTIFKGMYVGDPEEVDRFQKNIPENMKKLYEFVRSQVSILEAMPLGVNKGTALKDFANRLGIDKSEVMALGDGNNDIEMLEYAGFGIAMANGTEAAKKAAKFITDTNENDGVAKAIYKYVFNEN